In Primulina eburnea isolate SZY01 chromosome 3, ASM2296580v1, whole genome shotgun sequence, one DNA window encodes the following:
- the LOC140824981 gene encoding hydroxyproline O-galactosyltransferase HPGT3-like: MDSSLPVTMKSERRSKSKNSSSASKSSLLMAFISCLAWLYVAGRLWQDADNRMLLASLLKKISGQRPKVLTVDDKLLVLGCKELERRIVEVEMELTLAKSEGYLKNQLQQIKPSSNKKLLAVIGVYTGFGGRLRRNIIRGSWMAKADALLKLEERGIVLRFVIGRSPNRGDSLDRNIDEENHVTNDFLILDRHEEAQEELSKKAKYFFSTAVQMWDADFYVKVDDNIDLNMDGLIELVQSRHDHNSAYIGCMKSGEVVSEEGRPWYEPEWWKFGDQKSYFRHAAGSIFIITKNLAEYININSASLKAYAHDDISVGSWMMGVRASYLDDSRLCCSYSGQDKVCWMA; the protein is encoded by the exons ATGGATAGCAGCTTGCCGGTGACCATGAAATCGGAGAGGCGATCGAAATCAAAGAATTCTTCCAGCGCCTCGAAGTCGTCTCTTCTCATGGCTTTCATCTCATGCCTTGCTTGGCTCTACGTTGCTGGCAG atTGTGGCAAGATGCAGATAACAGAATGCTACTGGCTAGCTTGTTGAAGAAGATCTCTGGTCAG CGGCCTAAAGTGCTTACGGTGGATGATAAACTATTGGTACTTGGATGCAA GGAATTGGAGAGAAGAATTGTTGAGGTAGAGATGGAGTTGACATTAGCTAAGAGCGAAGGGTACCTTAAGAATCAGTTGCAGCAGATAAAGCCTTCTTCTAATAAAAAGTTGCTTGCTGTTATTGGAGTTTATACTGGTTTTGGGGGTCGGTTGCGACGCAATATCATCAGAGGATCTTGGATGGCAAAAG CTGATGCTTTATTAAAGCTTGAAGAAAGAGGGATTGTTTTGCGATTTGTAATTGGTAGAAG CCCTAATCGTGGTGACAGCTTGGACCGCAATATTGATGAGGAAAATCATGTAACAAATGATTTTTTGATTCTT GATCGTCATGAGGAGGCTCAAGAGGAATTGTCGAAGAAAGCAAAATATTTCTTTAGTACAGCAGTCCAGATGTGGGATGCAGATTTTTATGTTAAAGTTGACGACAATATTGATCTTAATATGG ATGGTCTGATTGAACTTGTTCAAAGCCGTCATGATCACAACAGTGCTTATATTGGTTGCATGAAGTCAGGGGAAGTGGTATCAGAAGA GGGAAGACCGTGGTATGAACCAGAATGGTGGAAATTTGGTGATCAGAAATC GTACTTTCGCCATGCAGCTGGTTCTATCTTTATAATCACGAAAAATTTGGCCGAATATATTAATATAAACAG CGCGTCTTTAAAGGCCTATGCTCATGATGATATCTCAGTGGGGTCATGGATGATGGGTGTTCGAGCAAGTTATTTAGATGACAGCCGTCTCTGCTGTAGTTACTCAGGCCAAG ACAAGGTGTGTTGGATGGCCTGA
- the LOC140824980 gene encoding uncharacterized protein isoform X1, with product MKFFAEKNLKMLFPIAQTLVNRPSEVGVRLLRFFCDQSHSSLSKRPGPLVHYKSLVNQGKLQHDPYQEKVAVELDNLLGRLCQYEKEMEEFHANLAKWEEDRENARRKLLIEEAEAKQQRGVITYVKRRRAYFQMWMSRRQPDNVEPGVGKWVSYLNRERRLDSLVGQRPIAPPAPKGLYIFGNVGSGKTMLMDMFYGATEGIVQHRKRFHFHEAMLQVHDLMHKVWKSQETEKSIQSSISQWVINLPFETKIKEWLVEEERYKQEMMMKNILPAVADKFLVNGRGHQGGASVLCFDEIQTVDVFAIVALSGILSRLLSTGTVLVATSNRAPRDLNQDGMQRDIFMEFVTRLEEHCENVVIGSDIDYRRQIGQRSIDQAHYFWPLNNIKKSDYEHTWSMITGRLGGKVVSQTLPVMFGRTLEVPESCNGVARFSFEFLCGRPVGAADYIAIAKMYHTVFISDIPVMSMRIRDKARRFITLVDELYNHHCCLYCSVATSIEGLFQGTEEGTLFDLESFQFETETEGSKLRRDVLAEGGVSSGGAPSGITSLLSGQEEMFAFRRAVSRLIEMQTTLYLEEVRYFHPCFQGRQKSRS from the exons ATGAAATTTTTTGCTgaaaaaaatctgaaaatgctTTTCCCCATCGCTCAAACATTAGTTAATCGGCCATCTGAAGTTGGTGTTCGTCTTCTTCGTTTCTTTTGTGATCAGTCGCACTCTTCTCTTTCCAAGCGTCCTg GTCCCCTTGTTCATTATAAGAGCCTAGTCAATCAAGGGAAGTTGCAACACGATCCTTACCAGGAAAAGGTTGCTGTTGAACTGGATAATTTACTTGGGAGGTTGTGTCAATACGAGAAAGAAATGGAAGAATTCCAT GCAAACCTTGCGAAATGGGAAGAGGACCGGGAAAATGCTCGACGGAAGCTTTTGATAGAGGAAGCAGAAGCGAAACAACAGAGAGGAGTGATAACATATGTGAAAAGGCGTCGTGCTTATTTCCAGATGTGGATGTCACG CAGACAACCTGATAATGTTGAACCTGGCGTAGGGAAATGGGTGTCCTATCTCAACAGAGAAAGGAGGTTGGATTCATTGGTTGGCCAGCGCCCCATTGCTCCTCCTGCCCCAAAAGGACTATACATATTTGGAAATGTTGGAAGTG GGAAGACAATGCTCATGGATATGTTCTACGGTGCCACAGAAGGGATTGTTCAACATCGAAAACGGTTTCACTTTCATGAG GCTATGCTTCAAGTACATGACCTAATGCACAAAGTATGGAAGAGTCAAGAAACAGAAAAATCTATTCAATCTAGCATTTCTCAGTGGGTCATTAATCTTCCATTTGaaacaaaaattaaagaatGGTTAGTTGAAGAAGAAAGATATAAACAAGAGATGATGATGAAAAATATTCTTCCAGCTGTGGCTGATAAGTTCCTTGTTAATGGACGAGGACATCAAGGAGGAGCAAGTGTTCTTTGTTTTGATGAAATACAG ACAGTTGATGTATTTGCTATTGTGGCTTTATCTGGAATTTTGAGTAGATTATTGAGTACAGGAACCGTTCTTGTGGCAACAAGTAATCGTGCACCAAGGGATTTAAATCAG GATGGCATGCAAAGAGATATCTTCATGGAATTTGTGACCAGACTGGAGGAGCATTGTGAGAATGTTGTTATTGGAAGTGATATTGATTACCGACGTCAGATAGGACAAAGATCAATTGATCAG GCTCATTACTTTTGGCCTCTGAATAACATAAAAAAAAGTGACTATGAACATACATGGAGCATGATCACGGGGCGGTTAGGGGGGAAGGTTGTTTCTCAAACTCTTCCAGTGATGTTTGGAAG AACTTTGGAAGTCCCCGAAAGCTGCAATGGGGTGGCACGTTTCAGTTTTGAATTTCTATGTGGTCGTCCA GTTGGAGCAGCTGATTATATTGCCATTGCTAAAATGTATCACACAGTCTTCATATCAGACATTCCTGTTATGAGTATGCGTATTCGAGATAAG GCTCGGAGATTTATCACCCTCGTGGATGAATTGTACAATCACCATTGCTGCCTCTACTGTTCTGTTGCCACTTCAATTGAAGGATTGTTTCAGGGAACTGAGGAGGGAACGTTGTTTGACTTAGAGAG TTTTCAGTTtgaaacagaaacagaaggttCTAAGCTTCGGCGAGATGTTTTGGCAGAAGGCGGCGTGAGTTCCGGGGGTGCACCCTCAGGGATCACTTCCCTTTTATCTGGTCAAGAGGAGATGTTTGCCTTTCGAAGAGCC GTATCACGTCTAATCGAAATGCAAACAACTCTGTATCTTGAAGAGGTTCGTTATTTTCATCCATGTTTCCAAGGGAGGCAAAAATCTCGTAGCTAA
- the LOC140824980 gene encoding uncharacterized protein isoform X2 — MKFFAEKNLKMLFPIAQTLVNRPSEVGVRLLRFFCDQSHSSLSKRPGPLVHYKSLVNQGKLQHDPYQEKVAVELDNLLGRLCQYEKEMEEFHANLAKWEEDRENARRKLLIEEAEAKQQRGVITYVKRRRAYFQMWMSRQPDNVEPGVGKWVSYLNRERRLDSLVGQRPIAPPAPKGLYIFGNVGSGKTMLMDMFYGATEGIVQHRKRFHFHEAMLQVHDLMHKVWKSQETEKSIQSSISQWVINLPFETKIKEWLVEEERYKQEMMMKNILPAVADKFLVNGRGHQGGASVLCFDEIQTVDVFAIVALSGILSRLLSTGTVLVATSNRAPRDLNQDGMQRDIFMEFVTRLEEHCENVVIGSDIDYRRQIGQRSIDQAHYFWPLNNIKKSDYEHTWSMITGRLGGKVVSQTLPVMFGRTLEVPESCNGVARFSFEFLCGRPVGAADYIAIAKMYHTVFISDIPVMSMRIRDKARRFITLVDELYNHHCCLYCSVATSIEGLFQGTEEGTLFDLESFQFETETEGSKLRRDVLAEGGVSSGGAPSGITSLLSGQEEMFAFRRAVSRLIEMQTTLYLEEVRYFHPCFQGRQKSRS; from the exons ATGAAATTTTTTGCTgaaaaaaatctgaaaatgctTTTCCCCATCGCTCAAACATTAGTTAATCGGCCATCTGAAGTTGGTGTTCGTCTTCTTCGTTTCTTTTGTGATCAGTCGCACTCTTCTCTTTCCAAGCGTCCTg GTCCCCTTGTTCATTATAAGAGCCTAGTCAATCAAGGGAAGTTGCAACACGATCCTTACCAGGAAAAGGTTGCTGTTGAACTGGATAATTTACTTGGGAGGTTGTGTCAATACGAGAAAGAAATGGAAGAATTCCAT GCAAACCTTGCGAAATGGGAAGAGGACCGGGAAAATGCTCGACGGAAGCTTTTGATAGAGGAAGCAGAAGCGAAACAACAGAGAGGAGTGATAACATATGTGAAAAGGCGTCGTGCTTATTTCCAGATGTGGATGTCACG ACAACCTGATAATGTTGAACCTGGCGTAGGGAAATGGGTGTCCTATCTCAACAGAGAAAGGAGGTTGGATTCATTGGTTGGCCAGCGCCCCATTGCTCCTCCTGCCCCAAAAGGACTATACATATTTGGAAATGTTGGAAGTG GGAAGACAATGCTCATGGATATGTTCTACGGTGCCACAGAAGGGATTGTTCAACATCGAAAACGGTTTCACTTTCATGAG GCTATGCTTCAAGTACATGACCTAATGCACAAAGTATGGAAGAGTCAAGAAACAGAAAAATCTATTCAATCTAGCATTTCTCAGTGGGTCATTAATCTTCCATTTGaaacaaaaattaaagaatGGTTAGTTGAAGAAGAAAGATATAAACAAGAGATGATGATGAAAAATATTCTTCCAGCTGTGGCTGATAAGTTCCTTGTTAATGGACGAGGACATCAAGGAGGAGCAAGTGTTCTTTGTTTTGATGAAATACAG ACAGTTGATGTATTTGCTATTGTGGCTTTATCTGGAATTTTGAGTAGATTATTGAGTACAGGAACCGTTCTTGTGGCAACAAGTAATCGTGCACCAAGGGATTTAAATCAG GATGGCATGCAAAGAGATATCTTCATGGAATTTGTGACCAGACTGGAGGAGCATTGTGAGAATGTTGTTATTGGAAGTGATATTGATTACCGACGTCAGATAGGACAAAGATCAATTGATCAG GCTCATTACTTTTGGCCTCTGAATAACATAAAAAAAAGTGACTATGAACATACATGGAGCATGATCACGGGGCGGTTAGGGGGGAAGGTTGTTTCTCAAACTCTTCCAGTGATGTTTGGAAG AACTTTGGAAGTCCCCGAAAGCTGCAATGGGGTGGCACGTTTCAGTTTTGAATTTCTATGTGGTCGTCCA GTTGGAGCAGCTGATTATATTGCCATTGCTAAAATGTATCACACAGTCTTCATATCAGACATTCCTGTTATGAGTATGCGTATTCGAGATAAG GCTCGGAGATTTATCACCCTCGTGGATGAATTGTACAATCACCATTGCTGCCTCTACTGTTCTGTTGCCACTTCAATTGAAGGATTGTTTCAGGGAACTGAGGAGGGAACGTTGTTTGACTTAGAGAG TTTTCAGTTtgaaacagaaacagaaggttCTAAGCTTCGGCGAGATGTTTTGGCAGAAGGCGGCGTGAGTTCCGGGGGTGCACCCTCAGGGATCACTTCCCTTTTATCTGGTCAAGAGGAGATGTTTGCCTTTCGAAGAGCC GTATCACGTCTAATCGAAATGCAAACAACTCTGTATCTTGAAGAGGTTCGTTATTTTCATCCATGTTTCCAAGGGAGGCAAAAATCTCGTAGCTAA
- the LOC140824983 gene encoding copper transporter 5.1 — MMHMTFYWGRKVTILFDSWKTDSWISYLLSLTACLLISVFYQYIENRRLQFKKPTPPSSTLGTPLISSKFSSGKWAPARFAGAFLFGINSAIGYLLMLAIMSFNGGVFIAVVLGLGVGYLLFRSGDEDAVAADNPCACA; from the coding sequence atgaTGCATATGACATTTTATTGGGGCAGGAAGGTCACCATACTCTTCGATTCTTGGAAAACCGATTCATGGATTAGCTACCTCCTCTCCCTTACCGCCTGTCTTCTCATATCAGTCTTCTACCAGTACATAGAAAATCGCCGCCTGCAATTCAAGAAACCGACGCCACCGTCCTCCACCCTCGGGACCCCCTTGATCTCCTCCAAATTCTCTTCCGGAAAGTGGGCTCCTGCCAGATTCGCCGGGGCGTTCTTATTCGGGATAAACTCGGCGATCGGGTATCTTCTGATGCTGGCGATTATGTCGTTTAACGGGGGCGTTTTTATTGCGGTGGTGCTGGGGTTGGGTGTTGGGTATCTGTTGTTCAGGAGCGGTGATGAGGATGCGGTGGCGGCGGATAACCCTTGTGCTTGTGCTTGA